GAAACTGAGTGTGTATGATCAACAGGTAGCCAAACGTATTCTCATCGAGATCAATCATCGTCTGAAAACTTTGATGGATGTTGGTCTCGGTTATCTCACACTGAACCGTCTCGCCAATTCATTGAGCGGCGGCGAAAGCCAGCGTATCCAGCTGACCCGCTCACTGGGCAGTAATCTCACCAACTCATTGTACATCCTGGATGAGCCGAGCATCGGCCTCCACTCACGCGATACTGAAAGATTGATCCGCGTATTGAAAGAACTGCGTGATCTCGGCAATACTGTAGTTGTTGTTGAGCACGATGAACTGATGATGCGTGAAGCTGATCATATCATCGATATGGGCCCGCTGGCTTCACATCTCGGAGGAGAAGTAGTGGCAGCAGGAAATTACGATGAGATCATCAATAACGAGAACAGCCTTACAGGAAAATACCTCAAAGGTGAAATGACCATCGATGCGCCGAAGACCGTTCGCAAGTGGACGCGCTCCATCAAAGTGGAAGGAGCTCGTCAGAACAACCTGCAGAATGTTACAGCCGAGTTTCCGCTGAATACCTTCACGGTAGTAAGTGGTGTGAGCGGAAGCGGCAAGACCACACTGGTGAAACAAATTCTTTATCCCGGTCTGCAAAAGATCAAGGGAGAGTTTGCTGATAAAGTGGGATTGCATAAAAGCATTACAGGAGATATCGATCTGATTGCGCAGGTCGAGATGGTGGACCAGAACCCCATTGGTAAATCTTCCCGCTCCAACCCGGTAACTTATATCAAAGCATACGATGAGATCCGCGATCTCTACGCCAAACAACCGCTCAGCAAAACACGCGGCTTCCAGCCCAAACATTTCTCCTTCAACGTAGACGGAGGAAGATGCGACGCCTGCAAAGGTGAAGGCGAACAAATTGTGGAAATGCAGTTCCTCGCGGATGTGCATCTCACCTGTGAAGTTTGCGGTGGAAAGAAATTCAAGGAAGAAGTGCTGGAAGTACAATACAAGGGCAAGAGCATCTATGATATCCTTGAGCTCAGTGTTGATGAAGCGCTGGAATTCTTTGCAGCAGAAAAAGACATAGTGAACCGTGTGCGTCCTCTGAGCGATGTGGGATTGGGCTATGTAAAACTGGGGCAATCATCCGATACGCTCTCCGGTGGTGAGGCGCAGCGTGTGAAGCTGGCTTCTTTCCTCGGCAAAGGAAAAGGGCAGGGACAGATCCTATTCATCTTCGACGAACCTACTACTGGTTTACATTTCCACGATATCCGCAAATTGCTGGCGAGCTTCAATGCGCTGATCGAGCAGGGGCATAGCATCCTGGTGATTGAGCACAATACAGATGTGATCAGGAGTGCGGACTGGGTGATCGATCTCGGCCCTGAAGCCGGCGATGGCGGCGGCACTATCGTGTATGCCGGCGTTCCATCAGGATTGAAAAAAGTGAAAGAAAGCTATACAGGAAAATTCCTGTAAGCTGAAAGCAAAATAGTGAACAGGCCGGGGTTGTTAAGTCTCCGGCCTGTTTCCTTTTTTTGGGGGCAGCTGCCCAGTAACCCGCCTCCGGCGAGTGACCTGTATTAGTTCGCCTCCGGCGCACACCCTGTACTTTAACTTTTCTACCTCTTCCTCTTATCTTTTCTTTGCTTCACAATTCAGCGCTGATATGTTCCGAATTCTACTTTTCTTCTTTTTCATTTTTTCTGTTCATTTTTCCAATGCGCAGCAGGTTACTGTTGCCGAGTTGAGGAAGTTCATGGACTATGATCATTTCCGCATCGATACCACGCTTAAAAAGAGAGGCTATCTTTTGATGCAGAAAGATATCGACTCTACCAGCTCCCTCTATCAATACTCGCATATCGATCATAAGGAGGATGATAAAGATGGCAGGCCTACCGTTATCCGTTCGGTGCAATACATGGATGTGAATACCGAGAAATACAGCAGCCGCCTTCTCACTTACCGGACCTACGACAAAGATGAATACAAAGACATTTCCGTGTACCTGCTCTCACACAATTTCAGGTGTACCGAGAAATACAATTTCCAGGGAGCCGAGAATCTCGTATATAACAGTGGGGATCAAACGATCCGGATCAAGATCTTCACCACGCCGATGGGAGATGGCCGGAAGTTCACGGCCTATGAAGTGGAGCTGGGAAAATAATTTCGCTTAACACGTTTCTATATAAAAATGGCGGCCAAACGGTCGCCTGTTTTTTTCCTAAAACCATTCTACGAAGTACAAAAAAATTTACCCTTACTCAAGCCTGCTGCACCTTTACCACCATAAAGCTGCCCCGGAGGGAGATTCGCAAATGGCGTGGGGGGATGTTATTGGAGGCCTTCGAAACAAAAGCTCCAAAGCTCAACAATGAACAGCAGCTCATCCTTCGCACCAAAGTAAAAAGATTATCCAACTGCGCTGGTTTGTTTCACAGTCTCCAATAACATCCCCCCACGACATTTGCAGCAATAAAAAAGGCTGACCCAATTGGACCAGCCTCAATGATGATATTTAAATGATTTTTATCTCAGTCTATCCAAACTCTTCACCAGTTTCTGGTCCCTGTAAATTCCGCGCAGTGCGAGGAAGAGCATAATGGGAACCACCAGGGCCACCAGGGCGGAGATGCCATAATTACCTTCGCCCGGAACAAATTTTTTGGTTTGCAGGTAGAACAGCAGCAGGTTGAGCAGGGAAAGCACCAATGCGATGCCCACCAGTTTGATCTGTAATTTCCTGTCTTTGAAAATAAAGATGGAGATCAGCGCCAGCAGGCCCGTTCCCACTGTAGTGATCAGGAGCAATGTACTGGTTTGTGCAGTGAGGGCAGTGAATTGTTTGATGGCCATTCCCTCCTGGATCATATTGCCGGTATAGAAAAATAATTTCAATGTCAGGAAGGCTGCAATGGCAGCCAGCAGCAACCATATCGTTTGTATACGTTGGATCATAATGGTTAGTTTGACAGGCCCAAAAATAATCATTTGTCCGTTACTTCCGCATCAAAAGAAAAAGCCTGCCGTAATTGGCAGGCTTTCCTGTTTATGAAATGAATTGATTATCCAAGTTCGGGATAAAGCGGGAACTGTTTCATGAATGTGTTCACATCATTCTTAACACCGGCGATGGTTGCCTCATCATCGATCTTGGTGAGCACTTTGTCTATAAAGCCGGCAACAGTTTCCATATGCGCTTCATTCATACCTCTTGAAGTGATGGCAGGCACGCCGATACGGATACCGCTTGTAACAAACGGGCTCTTATCGTCGAAAGGCACTGCATTCTTGTTGAGGGTGATATGTGCTTTATCAAGTGTTTCCTGCGCTTTCTTACCGGTGAGGTTCTTGTTGCGGAGGTCGATCAGCATCAGGTGATTGTCTGTACCGTTGCTGATGAGGTTGTAACCGCGGTTCACCATTGCTTTGGCCATGGCCTGGGCATTGTTGATCACATTCTTTCCATAAGCAGTGAACTCATCTGTGAGGATTTCTCCGAAAGCGATGGCTTTGGCTGCGATCACATGCTCCAATGGTCCGCCCTGTGCGCCGGGGAATACGGCGAGGTCCAGCAGCTGGCTCATGGTACGTGTATTGCCCTTTGGATCTTTCAGGCCCCATGGGTTCTCGAAATCATGACGAAGCATGATGATACCACCACGTGGTCCGCGCAAAGTTTTATGTGTAGTGGAAGTTACGATATGGCAATGATCGAAGGGATCATTGAGAAGGCCTTTGGCGATCAGACCTGCAGGGTGTGCAATGTCTGCCATCACCAGGGCGCCGATCTTGTCGGCAACAGCGCGGATGCGGGCATAGTCCCAGTCGCGGCTATACGCAGAAGCTCCGCAAATGATCATCTTTGGTTTTTCTGCGAGGGCGATCTGCTCCAGTTGATCGTAGTCAACGATGCCGGTATCTTTTTTCACACCGTAGTGCAGCGCCTGATAGTATTTGCCGGAGATATTGGCGGGGCTGCCGTGTGTGAGGTGTCCGCCCATACTGAGGTCCAGACCGAGGATCTTATCACCTGGTTTGAGGCAGGCGAGGAACACGGCTGAATTGGCTTGTGCACCGGAGTGGGGTTGCACGTTGGCCCAGGAGGCGTTGAATACTTTTTTGAGGCGTTCGATGGCCAGGGTCTCTATCTCATCAATGACTTCACATCCGCCGTAATAACGTTTGCCAGGATAGCCCTCTGCATACTTGTTAGTAGCAACAGAGCCCATAGCCTGTATTACCTGCAGCGATGTGAAATTTTCAGATGCGATCAGTTCAATGCCGTGGCGTTGGCGGTCCAGTTCCTTACGGAGGAGGTCAAAAACGAGCGTGTCTTTTTGCATGGCGCAAAAATAGTGAGAACGCCCCATAATTTTCACTATTTTCACGGTTTCGTAAGGAACCAGCTTTGTTGTTTTTGGATAAGCTGAAAACAGAATTTCGATATGAAGGCAATTATTCCCGTAGCCGGTGCAGGCACCAAACTACGGCCACATACATATACTCAACCCAAGGCTCTCATCCCGCTTGCAGGAAAAACAATCCTCAGCATTATTGTGGACCAACTGAAGAGTGCAGGGATCAATGAATACATTTTTATCATAGGCTATCTCGGACAAAAGATCCAGGACTATGTAAGAGATAATTATCCCGATATCAAGGCGCATTTTGTACACCAGACTGAAAGACATGGGATCGGTCATGCGATCCAGCTCACCAAAGACATCGTTGAAGACGACGAGATGTTTGTGGTATTGGGCGATACCATCTGCGAGTACGATGTAAAAGCCGTGCTGGATATGCCGCATTCCGCGCTGGGTGTGAAGAGGGTTGACGATCCCCGGGAATTCGGCGTGGCCGAGATCGGGGAGGATGGGTTTATCAGCAGGGTGGTGGAAAAGCCGCAGATCCCCAAATCGAATATGGCGCTGGTGGGCATTTACCGGATCAAGGAATCCGCTTTCCTTTTTCAATGCCTGGAAAGTAATGTGCGTAACCAGGTGATGACGCGTGGCGAATATTCATTTACAGATGCACTGGAATGTATGATCCGCCAGGGGGCAAGGTTTCAGGCCTTCAAAGTACAGAACTGGTTCGATTGCGGAAAGAAAGATACACTGCTGGAATCCAATGCCACCATGCTGAAGAAATTCGGCAGCATGATCTCCCAGGACCATAACTTCGAGAACACTATTATAGTTCCTCCTGTCAGCATCGCGAGGGGCTGCGATATCCGCAATTCCATTGTGGGCCCCAACGTCAGTATCGGCGAAAAGACCGTGGTCAATTACTCCATCATCAAGAACTCCATAATCGGCTCATTTGCTGATCTGTACGATATTGTACTGAGTGAATCCCTGATCGGCAGCGATACCGAAGTGAAGGGCGAAAGCCGGAGTCTAAACATTGGTGATAATACGGAGATCGATCTTGGGAAATCATGACAATTTTCCCTTAAAATTTCTTTAAAGCTTCACCCGTTATCAGGGAGATTGAGTAACTTTCATGGCTGAATGCAACATTCGGTATAGCTGTCTTGTCTTTTTACAGAGAAGACAGAGTATGGACAGTGTGATCGGCAGGTAATCAACTTTGCCAACCTTTTAAACTCCTATTATGAGAGTTCGGAAAAAAATGCTCCTTATGACGGCAATCCTGCCGCTGGCCCTTTTAGCCAAAGCTAACAATGGAAATAATGGGGAGAAGGAGCGCGGAAAAACAGAACCTGTTTTGTATGGCATGGTAGCTGATGCTGTGACCAAAAAGCCTGTGCAGGGAGTAACATTATCCATTACTACTGCAGCGAAGGGACAGGAGAACGTGAAGGATAGAAAAGAATATGTAACCGATGCGGCAGGGCAGTTCAAAGTGCCTCAGATGCCGCCAGGTGAGGTGGTGATCGTGTTAGAGAAGAAAGGCTACAAGACTTACAAGAAAGAGAATGTGATTATCAAAGAAGGAGTTTCCCTTAAAATGAATTTAGATCTGACCGCCGATGAAGATGAAAGTGACGTATTTCATCCACTAATGCGGATGATGGACGGTGATTAATACACATCGGGGTTTACCCACAGTAAGAAGCCGCTTTGTAATACAAGGCGGCTTCTTGTTTTTGTAGACGTTTCCTTTATTGTGACTAAAAAAAGCGGAACTGAGAACAGTCCCGCGTATAACGCAAATGAGAAAACACTAATCGTGTAAAAAATCAAGATTTCCGTCTTCCTTCTTCAGTGTAACGGAATCTTTTTTGAAATACTTCCTGTATTTGTTGGTAACTGATTCCGGTTGTTCATTGCCGTTAATGCTGAGTTTACTGTCGTTGTAGCGGATGGTATAGTCTTTCTTCGTATCCAGCAGTCCGTCTGCTTCCATGGCATAGATCATCTCCTGGTATCCCTTCAGCTCGATCTCTGCTTTTTTGATCTCTTCTTCTGCGCTGCGGATAGATTTTTCTATGTCCAGCTTGTCGAACCTGATATTCTCTCTGGCTTCTGCAATTTGTTTTTTGGCGCGCCCGATCTGTTCCTTCACTTGTTTCTCATGGCGCTCCTGGCTAAGGCGATGTTCTTTTTTCGCTTTTTCCATTTGCAGTTTTACTTTTTCCATCACTTCTTTGCTGATGTGTTCGGTTGCTCCCGTGGAGTGCTCAACAGCTTCTTCCACCTGACGTTGTATGGCTTCAAAATCGATATTCTTCAGCGCTTCTTCTGCATGGAGTTGGGCTTTTTCGATATCGATCTGGTCAAGGGACCTGAGCATTTCCTCCTGTGCTTTTTTCCAGTCTTTGGTCATTTGTTTCTGCAGGTTGCCCCTGGCTTTTTCAAGCTGATCCAATTCTTTGTCCAGGTCTTTGAGGTATTGTTTCTTAGCCGGATCTTTTGATTTTTCCTGGCTGAATGCGGGGGAGGTTATCAATACTCCGGCAATGGCGGCGGCTGCCAGCATGGGGCGGACAGTCAGTCTGTTCATGTGTGACAATTTCATGCGAACATGGTTTTAATAGTAATATACGATGGTTTTCGTAATAAAGTACGACGATTTTCGTAAAATGTTGCATGGAGCTTGAAAAAGAAAAAGGTGCATCTTTCGATACACCCTTTGAAACTTATTGTGATACGTAATCAGTTACTTCTGAAAGCCCATTTCCACATTTCTTTCCAGGTAACTTTTTTACCGTAGAGGAGGATGCCTGTGCGGTAGATCTTTCCTGCCAGCCAGGTGGTGCCGAGGAAACCGAGTACCAGCAGGACCATACTGGTGATCAATTCCCAGACTGCCACGCCATCGGGGATGCCATGTGCCACGCGTGCCATCATTACAACCGGTGAAGTGAGCGGGAACAGGCTGCCGAATACGGCGAGGCTGCTGGTAGGATCATTCACCGCTTTCATGGCGATTACGATCGCGAAGATGATGGGCAATGTGATTGGCAGCATCAGGCTTTGTGCATCCTGTGGATCCTCATTCACGGCACTGCCAACAGCAGCGAAGAGAGATGAGTACAAAAGATAGCCGCCCAGGAAATAGAAAAGGAAACAAGGCAGGAGCAGGGGCAGCATTTCTTTCACCTGGTCAAGGAAAGTAGCCGCTCCACCCTGAGGCATTTGTTGGGCAACATCTGCCATCTGACTGGCCGCCGGGGTGTTTACACCCATCACGAGTGTTACTATCAGGTTCATCGTAACACCCAGAACGATCCATATAAGGAACTGTACCAATCCTACTGCACCGATGCCAAAGATCTTACCCATCATTAGTTGTATTGGCTTCACGCTGCTCACGATCACTTCTGCAATGCGGTTCACTTTTTCTTCCATCACACCACGCATTACCATGGTACCGTAAATGAAGAGTACGATATAGATCAGGAAGCCGGAGATCATGCCTACTGCATAGGCAACTCCGGATTTATCCTGTTTCTTATCGCTTTCAAGTTTATTGATATCGAGGATGGCATCACGTTGCGCACTATCGAGTTGTGCTTTTGAAACGTAAGCCAGCATTTTGTGTTCCTTTATCGTGTTGTTGATCCTCTTTTCCACTTTTTCCCTGGTGATCAGTCCGAGGGACTTTGCAGTTCTGATACGGATGGAATCAGTAGCAGAGTTGAATTGTTCAGGAATGTACATGTAGGCATTGAAGCTGCCTGACTGCACACTGTCGCCCAGTTGATTTTCCTTCAGAGAATTCTGAAATGTGAAGCTGATATCTCCGTCGTTTTTCAGTTTTCCTTCAAAGACGTTAGATCGGTCAGACACCAGCACCTTTACAGAATCTCCTCCTTTAACAGAGAACCAGATGATGGCGGCATAGAATCCTGCAAACAGCAGGGGTAATAATATCGTTGTCAGCAGGAAGGTCTTTTTACGAACCCTGCTGGTAAATTCTCTCTGTGCAATGATCCAGGTTTTGTTCATGGTCAGTTGTTTTAAGCGTTGATCGATTCAAATTGACGGGCAGTGGGCGTTCCTTCCACCAGCCTGATAAAGATCTCGTTGAGCGATGGCAGTATTTCCTGGAAAGCGGTTATACCTGTGGGTTGGTCCAGGAAAAATTGCAGCACATCATTGGGTCTGCGGCCTTCGTGGATCTTCACTACCAGTTCATGCTGATTTTGTTCGATCACTTCAAATACATCTGATATGATTGATTTCGGATTTTCTTCAAAGCTGATACGGAAGAGATGTTCCTTGAACTGTTGTTTCACCTGTTTTACGGTGCCATCCAGGATCTTTTGTCCTTTGTTCACAAGAATGATATGATCGCAAATCTCTTCCACCTGTTCCATCCGGTGGGTACTGAAGATGATGCTGGCGCCGTTTTTGGCCAGGCGGTAGATCTCGTCCTTGATGAGGTTGGCATTCACAGGATCGAGTCCGGAGAAGGGCTCATCGAGGATAATGAGTTTCGGTTCATGGAGAACGGTAGTAACAAACTGCAGCTTCTGGCTCATCCCTTTACTGAGGTCTTCCACTTTTTTATTCCACCAGCTCTGCATATCGAAGCGGATGAACCATTCTTTCACTTTCTCTGTGGCAGCGGCCTTGCTCATTCCTTTGAGTTGAGCGAGATACACAGCCTGTTCACCGATCTTCATCTTTTTATACAAACCACGTTCTTCCGGCATATAGCCTGTGAGAAGAATATCAGTCTGTGTGTTGAAAGGTTTTCCGTTGAACAGGATCTCACCCTCGTCTGGGTAGAAGATGCCGGTGATCATTCTGATGAGGGTGGTTTTGCCGGCTCCGTTGGGGCCCAGCAGTCCGAATATGCTACCGGGCGCCAGTGAGAAACTGATATCGTCCACTGCTTTCTGGGTAGCATAATACTTCCTGAGGTTTTTGACTTCAAGGATGTTCATGAATAATGCTTTGGTGAAGTTGAAAAAATAGGGGTTACGTCCCCGGAGGGGTAAAGCAACCACTCTTTAGTAGCATAAAAGTTAAAATTATTACAAACGGTTCCAAATAAACCTTTCATGAAGGCTGCAGAATGGCATGGATGGCAGCGGCTACGCGCTCACCGTCCATTGCGGCGCTGACGATGCCTCCGGCATATCCCGCGCCTTCAGCACAGGGGTAAAGATTGGTGATCTGTGGATGCTGCAGGGTTTCTGCATCGCGTGGGATCCGCACCGGGCTTGATGTCCGGCTTTCGGTGGCTACCACCAGGGCCTCATTGGTGAAGTAACCGCGGGCGCCATGACGGCCTGGCATCTTTTTACCAAATTCTTTAAATGCCTGTTTGAGGGAATGATGAACGAAGCCTGGGAGCACATCTTTCAGGGAAGCGGCGTGAAGGCCCGGCAGGTAGGAGCAGTCGGGCAGTGTAGAAGAGACTTTTCCTTCCACAAAATCGACCATCCTTTGCGCGGGCGCAACCAGTTTTCCGCCACCAGCGTTCCATGCTTTTTGTTCCACGGCTTGCTGGAAATGCATGGCGGCAAGTGCTCCATATTTATTATACGAACCGAGGTCAGACAATTCCACGGATACCACCATTCCTGAATTGGCGTAAGGATTATTTCTTTTGGAGGGAGACCACCCATTTACCACCAGTTCGCCTTCGGCAGTGGCAGCAGGAGCGATGA
This portion of the Pseudobacter ginsenosidimutans genome encodes:
- the uvrA gene encoding excinuclease ABC subunit UvrA; this encodes MTVTTKKSKATSKKAGPPNIQDSIYVQGARVHNLKNVSVSFPRNKFIVVTGVSGSGKSSLTIDTLFAEGQRRYAESLSAYARQFMARMVKPDVDFIKGLCPAIAIEQKVITRTPRSTVGSMTEVYDYLRLLFARTGKTISPVSGQEVKKDDVADVIEAIKKQKAGDKVLMLIPFKQHKNRKPQEELNILLQKGFTRIYDGEVQSIEDLLEAKSWKPAKETYVLVDRMIVKDFDEDDIHRMGDSIGTAFYEGEGSMVIEINGSVKRTFSNKFELDGIVFEEPVPNLFSFNNPFGACPTCEGFSQVLGIDADLVIPDKRLSVYEMAVAPWKGDKLGWWRDQFIKGARKFDFPIHKPVIDLTKDQYTTLWQGNEFVQGINDFFREVEANLYKVQYRVLLSRYRGRTQCPDCNGYRLRKEALYVKVGGLHIGELCEMPVRDLQQWFADLKLSVYDQQVAKRILIEINHRLKTLMDVGLGYLTLNRLANSLSGGESQRIQLTRSLGSNLTNSLYILDEPSIGLHSRDTERLIRVLKELRDLGNTVVVVEHDELMMREADHIIDMGPLASHLGGEVVAAGNYDEIINNENSLTGKYLKGEMTIDAPKTVRKWTRSIKVEGARQNNLQNVTAEFPLNTFTVVSGVSGSGKTTLVKQILYPGLQKIKGEFADKVGLHKSITGDIDLIAQVEMVDQNPIGKSSRSNPVTYIKAYDEIRDLYAKQPLSKTRGFQPKHFSFNVDGGRCDACKGEGEQIVEMQFLADVHLTCEVCGGKKFKEEVLEVQYKGKSIYDILELSVDEALEFFAAEKDIVNRVRPLSDVGLGYVKLGQSSDTLSGGEAQRVKLASFLGKGKGQGQILFIFDEPTTGLHFHDIRKLLASFNALIEQGHSILVIEHNTDVIRSADWVIDLGPEAGDGGGTIVYAGVPSGLKKVKESYTGKFL
- a CDS encoding DUF4293 family protein, with the protein product MIQRIQTIWLLLAAIAAFLTLKLFFYTGNMIQEGMAIKQFTALTAQTSTLLLITTVGTGLLALISIFIFKDRKLQIKLVGIALVLSLLNLLLFYLQTKKFVPGEGNYGISALVALVVPIMLFLALRGIYRDQKLVKSLDRLR
- a CDS encoding serine hydroxymethyltransferase, with product MQKDTLVFDLLRKELDRQRHGIELIASENFTSLQVIQAMGSVATNKYAEGYPGKRYYGGCEVIDEIETLAIERLKKVFNASWANVQPHSGAQANSAVFLACLKPGDKILGLDLSMGGHLTHGSPANISGKYYQALHYGVKKDTGIVDYDQLEQIALAEKPKMIICGASAYSRDWDYARIRAVADKIGALVMADIAHPAGLIAKGLLNDPFDHCHIVTSTTHKTLRGPRGGIIMLRHDFENPWGLKDPKGNTRTMSQLLDLAVFPGAQGGPLEHVIAAKAIAFGEILTDEFTAYGKNVINNAQAMAKAMVNRGYNLISNGTDNHLMLIDLRNKNLTGKKAQETLDKAHITLNKNAVPFDDKSPFVTSGIRIGVPAITSRGMNEAHMETVAGFIDKVLTKIDDEATIAGVKNDVNTFMKQFPLYPELG
- a CDS encoding sugar phosphate nucleotidyltransferase, producing MKAIIPVAGAGTKLRPHTYTQPKALIPLAGKTILSIIVDQLKSAGINEYIFIIGYLGQKIQDYVRDNYPDIKAHFVHQTERHGIGHAIQLTKDIVEDDEMFVVLGDTICEYDVKAVLDMPHSALGVKRVDDPREFGVAEIGEDGFISRVVEKPQIPKSNMALVGIYRIKESAFLFQCLESNVRNQVMTRGEYSFTDALECMIRQGARFQAFKVQNWFDCGKKDTLLESNATMLKKFGSMISQDHNFENTIIVPPVSIARGCDIRNSIVGPNVSIGEKTVVNYSIIKNSIIGSFADLYDIVLSESLIGSDTEVKGESRSLNIGDNTEIDLGKS
- a CDS encoding carboxypeptidase-like regulatory domain-containing protein codes for the protein MTAILPLALLAKANNGNNGEKERGKTEPVLYGMVADAVTKKPVQGVTLSITTAAKGQENVKDRKEYVTDAAGQFKVPQMPPGEVVIVLEKKGYKTYKKENVIIKEGVSLKMNLDLTADEDESDVFHPLMRMMDGD
- a CDS encoding ABC transporter permease, whose translation is MNKTWIIAQREFTSRVRKKTFLLTTILLPLLFAGFYAAIIWFSVKGGDSVKVLVSDRSNVFEGKLKNDGDISFTFQNSLKENQLGDSVQSGSFNAYMYIPEQFNSATDSIRIRTAKSLGLITREKVEKRINNTIKEHKMLAYVSKAQLDSAQRDAILDINKLESDKKQDKSGVAYAVGMISGFLIYIVLFIYGTMVMRGVMEEKVNRIAEVIVSSVKPIQLMMGKIFGIGAVGLVQFLIWIVLGVTMNLIVTLVMGVNTPAASQMADVAQQMPQGGAATFLDQVKEMLPLLLPCFLFYFLGGYLLYSSLFAAVGSAVNEDPQDAQSLMLPITLPIIFAIVIAMKAVNDPTSSLAVFGSLFPLTSPVVMMARVAHGIPDGVAVWELITSMVLLVLGFLGTTWLAGKIYRTGILLYGKKVTWKEMWKWAFRSN
- a CDS encoding ABC transporter ATP-binding protein, which codes for MNILEVKNLRKYYATQKAVDDISFSLAPGSIFGLLGPNGAGKTTLIRMITGIFYPDEGEILFNGKPFNTQTDILLTGYMPEERGLYKKMKIGEQAVYLAQLKGMSKAAATEKVKEWFIRFDMQSWWNKKVEDLSKGMSQKLQFVTTVLHEPKLIILDEPFSGLDPVNANLIKDEIYRLAKNGASIIFSTHRMEQVEEICDHIILVNKGQKILDGTVKQVKQQFKEHLFRISFEENPKSIISDVFEVIEQNQHELVVKIHEGRRPNDVLQFFLDQPTGITAFQEILPSLNEIFIRLVEGTPTARQFESINA